The Lysobacter enzymogenes genome window below encodes:
- a CDS encoding GMC family oxidoreductase N-terminal domain-containing protein has product MSTTAQAREYDAIVIGSGTCGATVARELSRRNKKVLLLERGGDAPLKETLGGLIAIADQVKLGEGKLATARALTVGGSTAMYFGVVNEPPLHTFRGLGIELDADLAAVRAELPIAPLPAPLLGPQAQRLRDSAQALGYDWKANEMLVDAARCGSGYAYEAKWKARRYVEDAVGHGATLVTRATAGKILREGDRAIGVEYSHKPGKFGARTQQAFASRIVLAAGETATPKILRDNGIGGIGAQGFYCNPGYALYGLVPGLGGTEGFVGNAGCTLEEGIELGDANVGRAMHRPLMLSGLRLRHMFSFPQSLGVGVKVKDELGGRMSDDGRFHKTFSAQDQRRLDTGRKAAVRLLEKAGAQRIVDFGLTAAGRVGGLVRIGEHVDAQLESSLRNLHVCDGSVIPDEMRGTPTLTLLCMARYLSRQLLTRL; this is encoded by the coding sequence ATGAGCACAACCGCCCAGGCGCGCGAATACGACGCCATCGTGATCGGCTCGGGAACTTGCGGAGCGACCGTCGCCCGCGAGCTCAGCCGCCGCAACAAGAAGGTGCTGTTGCTGGAACGCGGCGGCGACGCGCCGCTGAAGGAGACCCTGGGCGGCCTGATCGCGATCGCCGATCAGGTCAAGCTCGGCGAAGGCAAGCTGGCGACGGCGCGCGCGTTGACCGTCGGCGGCTCGACCGCGATGTACTTCGGCGTGGTCAACGAGCCGCCGCTGCACACCTTCCGCGGCCTCGGCATCGAACTCGACGCCGATCTGGCCGCGGTGCGCGCGGAACTGCCGATCGCGCCGCTGCCGGCGCCGCTGCTCGGCCCGCAGGCGCAGCGCCTGCGCGACAGCGCGCAGGCGCTGGGTTACGACTGGAAGGCCAACGAGATGCTGGTCGACGCCGCGCGCTGCGGTTCCGGCTATGCCTACGAAGCCAAATGGAAGGCGCGCCGCTACGTCGAGGACGCGGTCGGCCACGGCGCGACCCTGGTGACCCGCGCCACCGCCGGCAAGATCCTGCGCGAGGGCGACCGCGCCATCGGCGTGGAGTACTCGCACAAGCCCGGCAAGTTCGGCGCGCGCACGCAGCAGGCGTTCGCCAGCCGCATCGTGCTGGCCGCCGGCGAGACCGCGACGCCGAAGATCCTGCGCGACAACGGCATCGGCGGTATCGGCGCGCAAGGTTTTTACTGCAATCCGGGCTATGCGCTGTACGGCCTGGTGCCGGGGCTCGGCGGCACCGAGGGCTTCGTCGGCAATGCCGGCTGCACCCTGGAGGAGGGCATCGAGCTCGGCGACGCGAATGTCGGCCGCGCGATGCACCGGCCGCTGATGCTCAGCGGCCTGCGCCTGCGTCACATGTTCTCGTTCCCGCAGAGCCTCGGCGTCGGCGTCAAGGTCAAGGACGAACTCGGCGGGCGCATGAGCGACGACGGCCGCTTCCACAAGACCTTCAGCGCGCAGGACCAGCGCCGGCTCGACACCGGACGCAAGGCCGCGGTGCGCCTGCTGGAGAAAGCCGGCGCGCAGCGCATCGTCGATTTCGGCCTCACCGCCGCCGGCCGCGTCGGCGGGCTGGTGCGCATCGGCGAGCATGTCGACGCGCAGCTGGAGAGCTCGCTGCGCAACCTGCACGTCTGCGACGGCTCGGTGATTCCCGACGAAATGCGCGGCACGCCGACGCTGACCCTGCTGTGCATGGCGCGTTATCTGTCGCGGCAGTTGTTGACCCGCCTGTAA